Sequence from the Brachionichthys hirsutus isolate HB-005 chromosome 21, CSIRO-AGI_Bhir_v1, whole genome shotgun sequence genome:
TTATCTGAAATGTGCTAATGCATTTGCTAAATCCCAACATGTGTTTATTATGACCACCAGCACGATGAGCAGAGATGTTCCTGGGGtgggaaagacaaagagaaggcAGCCGATCAACttttaatgaaatacaaataaagatgaGCGTCAAACTAACTGACTTCACATCAATCAATTATCTTCAAGTGTAATGTGGGGCTCTTTGtatttgcagtatttttttttgcaatcctGGCTGCTGTTGTGAAAATCTGTCAAATATTTCTGTTACAGCCATCATGTATTTACCTTCCGCGTGTCCGTTATTCGGGGATTCATTTCCTGCAAAGATATCGACAAACAGGATCCAAATGAATCAGATttatagaacaaaaacaatgcagcagttttctattctttttttttttaagtaccccaacactgatttttttttttactccttcaTTAACTTTACTTGGAGCTTTATTGTGCAGAAATTTGCATGGAAAAATAACATGCTGGGAGTTTCTCTGTGACCTCTCCTTATTCAGGAGACCCGGattttgtgacatcacaacttGTTTCTGTTTCTACAAGTGGAGGTAATATAAAGAACTTTGTATAAATGTACCTTTATTttgtggtgatttttttttggctatTTTACCTTTCAAGAGAAACTGAGCAGTGAGGATCCCCCCACTTGGTCCTGCCTCTGGTGCCATAACTCTACGAGAGcaggggggctggggggggaaATAGGAGGAAACATCGGTCTATGACTGCTGAAATTGCAATTTAATAAAGGCCTATTCCAAATAAGCGTCGAACTCACTGGTTGACAGTTGATCTTCTCTGCGTCACAGACGTGGACCTCACAGTGAAGCCACACCGTGGAAACCTTCTCCAGCCACTGGAAGCGGAAGGAGTTGAACTTAAACATGGAGCGGCCATCTTTGGCGTTCTCAAATATAACCACGGTGTtgtcagaggagcagctgcaggaaggaaaAAGTCTATTTTACCACCACTTCAACCGGTTGCATTCCCGCCCGGTTCACTGTGTGCACCTGTTAACGATGAGACTCCACCTCTTCTTGTCGGTTGCATAAGGAGTGGGCGTGGCCCAGCAGTTGTTTATAACAACTTTGAATCTGAAGCgcagcaaatgaaataaaaggagATTGGCAGGAAAGGCAGGCGCTTCCACTGGTTGAATATACTTGGAATGACTGTAGAAATTTGGAATATTAAAATATACCTGCTACTCAGACCTTTTGCCTCAATGCCAATGAAAACCTCAGCGCCGATGTCAAACGTGTCGATCACATAGGGCGCATCTTTCGCCTGCAGGAACTTTGAATTCTACGCAAAACATCATTTCTTTTactatttcttttatttattttttgcagtccTTTACAccaaataactatttattaacttttatttatttattattattatacctgTATCATCCCATGCAGCTATTCTGCACCGGATGTAATAAATGCGTGTGAAAGGCTTCCACTGGAGAAACTGGATCAGCGAGCCGTCTACTCACCGTGAACGCGTTCATAGACAACTGTGATACAAATGTGCCTAAACTCCCGTTGTTGACAAAAACTGTAGCCACTCTGGAAAAAGCAAAGGGTTTCGTAAAAACGCTGCAAGTCATTGGGTTAGAATGCACACATTTCCCACGCGGTAGCTGTTGCTGCTACGCGTCCTGGGATGGAGGCTTACCTTTGGCTGAAGACGGCGTTGTTGACCAGGTAGGCTGCTCGGTAGGTGCAGCTGAAGGTGTAGTTGACCGGCTGGTTTCGGACAGTCAGTAAAGTATCGTTGGACACGATTGAGTTGTAGAAGATGTACCTTGGATCTTTTCCAGGCATGTACTGTGGAGAATGATGGAACGCTAAAGTcagaagagctgctgctgcagcatattCGTCTCCGTTGTATATTTACACCGAAATACCAGCTTGGCGTCCCACCTCAGACTGGGTGCCGCAGTACGAGTGGTTTTTGGGCGTCAGGTCTGAGATGACGAAGCGGTAGTATCCCGTGCTGTGTATCCCGTTGTAGCAGACGCCTCCCAGGGACAGCTGCTCAATCTCCCAGCCGTAAGGACACTCTGGGACGTTGGCGATGATGGTGTTGGGGAAGCACGACACCATAACGTAGTCTGAAATCATAGAAAGGATTTTGTGACATACGCACAGAGGTTCCAACTCTCGGCACTGCGGCGTTACCTGCTTTTTGGGGCGTGCATGTCCATGCGACGGGCAAGAGCATTAATAATGCATGGACAGAAGCCATACTGGGATTCTGCAGAGAGATGCAAACAATTATAACTCAGCAATGAGAGGATTTTTACGGATGAAATAAGATTAGACCAAGATAAAAACTCACCTGTagggaaaaacacatttgatcAGCGTGTCAGAGGGTCATCGTGGCCCTTCGACCTACCGGCAGCAGTGACTCTGCAGCAAACGTCTCAACAGCTTGAGCTGTTTTATAATGTCACGAGTGAAAGGTAATGgattctcctcctttctctcaccACCTTCCACCCCCCGGTAGGGTTCGTTTAAGAGCTCTATTGTATAGCACCGCTCACAAAAGCTCTCTGTGCTGCTCGGACATTGACTTTCAAATGACCAGTGCCTCATGGGGTTAGCGCCCAGGGTGCTTAACAAATTACCTTTTCTAAAGTTACAGGAAAACCTGTCATTTTACAGTGTGAGGAATAAACTGACAGAAATGTACTTATTTCATATATAATCATCGTGATttatcttagcttagcataaagttGAGTCCATTcatacatccattttcttgtagacgagacgattgtgattttgtttcatttatttttttaaacatttaaaaacaggtGGTTAATAATTAGCCAGGCTAATTATTTCCACCATTGTCTAGCCTGATATTTAATGAACAAGAAGCAGAGTGGGATCAATATTACATACAAGAAAGCAATTAAGCAAATCAGTCAAAGTGTCAAACTATTCATTTTAACGCTAAAAATGATGCGCCTGAAAAGTTTGAAATCTCTCTTTGACCTGAAGCTACAGTCGCACAATCACGACTCTGTGCAGAGACTCAATGATGAGAGCTGTAAAACGATAGCAAAGGGGACAGATACTAATGTCAACGGGACAATTCCAGTCACCCAGACGTGGAAGGGGCAAACTGTAACATATTAACATCTGAATGGAGCAAAAGGGGAATTTGTAATGGTAGCCCAAGGAAGATACCAATCTAAGAACGCGTCGGGGGGACAGCTAGCGTAACAATCAAAGGCAACAAGATACCACCGGGTTATGTAACCGCACACTGTTCGAGGGGAGACGGTGTGCATGTGACTGTGCGCTTGCAGTTAGCTGTTGATTCTGATACGGTATCTAAAGTCACTTTATGTAAAATATCATGTTAAAAACATATCAGAATATATTGATAATGCATGTGTTCAaagaactggcggcttgtccagggtgtgcccctgcctctcgccccgTGAGACTTCAGGGGACTGATGGGTAACGGGTaaaagcggtcaggaaaatgaaacaatgaatgtGTTCAAAGAGGTAAAAAAGAGTCTCTGTCATGTCTCGCTTATTTGTATTTACagtattatataaaaaaaaagggggggggggggatgtagaatcttttggaaaatatttgtttttatttattttaattgaggAGTTTTAGACATTTTTAGATTGACTACGATCTCAACTGCATACAGGAGTGCTTTTGTCAGAATTCACAGaacaaagagaataaaaatacatcatATTAACAGCATATAGTGATACATCATATTTGATAATACAAATTTATATCATACAATCATATACAACTAATTTACATAATAAATAGCTTTGAATTTGATCCTGTCTTCAAGGTTTGGGCTCTTGGCAGGTCCAACTTGTTCGTTCTGGGTGGTAAATAAAATCTCTCCTGAAAGAAAAACGCACTGAGATTAGTCCACATGATGTCAGCAGGTTTCTGGTCTTACTGTGAGGAGGTTATTTTACACGATTCTATTTGCTGTACTCACTCTCTCCGGCGTGATGCCCCGCTCTCACGGCACCGCAGCCCCTCATCGCACGGACAAATCTGATTTATACTGAACGCCAGGCCGCCGTCAGGAACGTAGCAGCTCTCGCCACGGATCAGGCGCCTCTTACACACCTGTTCGCCGTGGTGTCGGGCGCAGCACATGGATGCCCCGCAATCCCTGTCGAGTTTACATCTGGCACCTGGATGAAGGAAAGAACAAACAGCCATTCCAGGTTCAGTCAGGAAGAAttattctttgcttttttttaatatattttgaaatgaatagggaaagaaaggagaggaaaaaggaCTTTAATCTGTTTGCTGTTGCATGCTTACCCTCTTGCCCGTTGGGAATGCTGCGGTGGCACTTCCCAAACATACAGTTGAGTCCGCGGACGCACTGGGCGTCCCTCCTGCAGTAGTGGCCTTCCCCTCTCAGAGGAACACAGAGGCCAAAGTGTCGGTCGCAGGAGAACCCTCGTCCACATGCTCTGTCCTGGTCACACACAGCCTGGGAAAATAGAgggtacatttaaaaaatgttttatcccAAAAGCAAAGTCCGCTGTTTCTACAAATCCTGGACATGGAGATTAAATTAGACTAAAATAACAGATTAAAAGCACTTTTATAATGGAAAGACTCCACTGGCCTAAAGCTATTCTGCAGCTTTTCCCATGTTTTTGACACTGACGATTAAGTAAGTGAAGTTAATCCATgagaggacggcacagaatccAGGGGTGTCTTACCGTGGCTGCTCTGGCTGCAGGGGGGCTTTCTCTCAGCGCTTTTGCCCCTTCTTTTGGAGGGTTGTGAGGCATGTTGAGCATCCAGGCCCAAATGTGAgcgtcgacccaggagaagcaAAGACAGAGGCAGAGCATCCACAGATTCCCCAACATTTCCACAGATTGCTGCAAGCAaattaatagaaaataataataaaataaatatataaattgcTGCGACAAAGAGAATATCTCTTATCTGTAGCTCCAAGCAAATAAGAATCCAAAACGTAAGAAGTCTGTTAAATGTAAAGATAACGAGAACTGCAGGGACCCATTTGGTGACAGTGGCTGCATCCTCTTTTATAGGTCGCTGTGGCTTGAACCCCcccaaccaccaccaccacccccaccccaccaggCTATTTGTCCAAGCAGCAAGGTAGGAGGAGACAATCAGTTGTTAATGGATTAACAAAATTGCCCAGGTTACCCCCTGCAGCCCGAAAATAGTGGCAAAATGACCAGTcgtggagcgggggggggggggggggggttggaggggtTGCAGCTGAGAATCGCCTCCTCTGTGTGGTTATCTCtcccagacaaaaacaaatgaggagGACAAAGGGAGACAAATGCATGACATGTTTCACTACTCACTGACTGACAGGCAAAGGTTCTGCAGTTGGCCCCTACCCTATGCCACTTTGGACCCCACGCTGAGAGCAATTTGCAGAAGCGCCCCTGCAGACGACCCCCTGATCTCATTAAATGTGATTACCATCAGCCATTAGTTCTTGGgggaagaagaggggggggagtTGCTCaagggaagggaaaaaaaacaaacccaaacaTTTTTCAACTCGTCTTCATCAAAATGGGAATTGCATTATACTAATATACACGCGTCTACAGTGTATATTACGACTTACGACCTACGTGGCTTACGATAGTTCAACCGTACTACGGCactggtttgtctgtttacgaggcGTTTCTACGACACAACCAATCCCTCGGAACCAGTCGTGGTTGAAAGTTGGCGACTTCCTGCATTTAGAAATATCTGATTCTGGTTTTGATTTGAAGAGACCGTTTACACCAGCTCGTGTCTTAAAGTCCCTTTGCAAAATCTTATGTtgtgatttattgtatttaattgaATGtaggcggcacggtggcgtagtggttagcgctgttgcctcacagcaagaaggtaccgggtgtGAATCCTATATCTGTGCTGAGTgtgtatgttctccccgggtccgtgtgggtttcctcccaccttcaaaaggatggatggatggatggatgtattgCTGAGTCATCCTTTTCCACATCGCGTACACTTTGGCATATCTGACTGATTTCAGTCGTAATAACTTCTGCTTGGACCTGTGCTGGATATAGCTTTACCCGACATAAGCATCCATTGCTTTGTTAGCATTTTCTCTCGGACTCAGATTGACTGGATAACCATCAGTAATTTGCATAGTCCTGGCAGCAGACAGATCGGTCGCGTAGATACGGCAGCTCCGGGTTAGCCGAGAGCTTATCAACGCTGGCTAACACATACTAATGGCGTAATTGACGGTCAATTAGCAGACACAATAGCAGCCACTGCCATTAGTTAGCGATATGTAAATAGGTATTGTGTTGTGGTTATGCAACGACGAGCACTTACGAATTGTGCATTTAAGGGTTGCGTTACTAGAAGACTGGGAGAATATTGTGATGTAAAAGTGATGAAAGTGCATGAATGTTCAGTTTATATGTCTTCCCACAAGAATACATCATGACTTAAACattataacacacacactgcaactcCCACTCAAAGTTTAAGCCGCTCCCCCAAGCACATACTCTCGTCCTACATTCGTTCTAACTGAgggataaccccccccccccccccctctctctcgtTATTTACCCAAAGCTAACAGCAGATAACTGTCTCCAAACACTCCTTAACACGCTCCCCCACTGTTGACTCCGCTAATGACGCTCGTAATGAATGTGCTCACTGCCCCAATCAACGTTGCCATAAGTCATGCAATTAAGGACTAACAAAAACAATGGGCTGGGTGATTTTCGCCCATTGTAATGGACCTTGACCCCCACAGGGATCTCTGAATGGTGGAGCGCAGAGGAATCTGCTttaccaccacacacacacacacacacatgaggtGGAGAAATGGAGTATTCTGGGAAGTggtgagggaaaaaaagagttaaatgttgTTTCTTTAGGATTTAAAATCTAGTTTTGGTATTATTCTGCTAAATGAAAGTTTGTTTTTCCCAGATTGAGATAGTCAACTTCAAGAATGGATATACATTATTTAGCAATGGAAGCAATCTTTTGACACTCTGACAATGTCTGGTTGTCCTAAACGTACTAATTAATTCATAGACTGAATACATTTGGCCTGTCTTTAATTTATGGGGGAGGGGCTGTGTATTTTGGGTGAGTAAAGAACTCGTTATTTCACCTCCTGTCCAAGACAGTTCTGTTTTCCAGTTCCTCAATTCACCGAAACGACAGTCCTATCATTCTATTCCTTCCTCCTTTATCCATTACTCACCTATTAAGAGATTATATACTGATCAATGTTGCACAAAatcaccgtcatcatcatcatcatcatcatgtgaaTCAATCAGATGACAGACTCTGTGTGGAGGGCGATTCTGACCTTACtgatatttgtaatattttgtcagaaagttttggtttttttaaacgGCTTTGTTCCCAGCAATGAAATCACTTAGTTTGTGTGTCACAACATCAGAAAAGAAACATCTACGTGTATGAGGAACCAAAAAGCTGTTCTGCGGAACCTTCTGGATCACACTCAGACAGTTTTGCATAGTATGCAACTTAGTACGTTCCTTTTTAAAGCTGGCGTGAATCTCGTGATTAAAACCATGGAAGCAGAAACTTGCAAATGTTTGCAGATAATGCTGGTTGCGTCTTCCATGTTTCCTTTTTGCAAATAAATTCCAGTAAGACCACAAAAAACTGTGTGCGGAGTCATCCAaaaagaccacacacacacacacacatgagtgagaaagaaatgcatccatgtttgtgtttttaaggcCTGCAGTGAGAACGCATCTACTAAACAACACTCTAATGAGGGTCTAATCGGCTCTAACAAATGCGTTGGCTGCATTTTTCCTGTCGACACAGAATCAGAAAAACGTGTTCTGAGAAAACCTGAATTCAATTTTTGAGAAGGGAGGGAAAACAAACTTGAGAATCGGTCCAAGTAATATTTCTTCAAACAGACCACaagggatttttcttttctaacgGCAACCAtttaaaaacatcacatttgtTTTGGTTCAATGTACCACATGAGGGAGACGTGGTGGGGAGACATGTCCCTCCCAGCTCCAACACCCACCACCCCTTTTACAATTTTTTTTGAATGTGATgggaaagaaatgcaaaaaaaatacataaatatttcTTCTTTGAGGAAGTCCAACAAAACTTCTGACCTCTGTTcggaaagaaaagacaaagagagagaaagaaaaagagacagaggagggagTGAGGCGGTATTTCAAAGAACAGAATCAGATTTGGATtaaagcaaaaatataaaagataACTCCTCTCTCTGCAACACAGGAGCGCCCTGACTCTTTTTCCTGCCGTGTGGGAGAGCAGAGGCGTCACGGCAGGGGGGTGCGGAGGAGCCCCGGTCATCTGCAGAAGTGAGAGGGGAAacggggaggaaaaagaagacGAGAGGAGCGCTGAGGAGTTGGGGAAGGAGGGAGCAGAGTCGGACGGACATGGGTCTTTGTGCTGTTCTCCTCATCTGTCTCTCCCAGGCTGAGCTGCTCAGAGTCTGGGCTGAAGTTCATGAAGGTACGTCTCCGTTCTTCAAGCATGCACGCAGGTATTCATGAAACGCTGCAGAATTAGTTATTTGTCTCAGAAAAATCAGAATTCGGGTTGCAGGAGATATTATCTGACCTAGATTTGCCTCCAGTTGGGGCAAGAGGAATTCTGTTCTGGGGTGAATTCTGGGGACGAATTTGAAATGAATCCACACGAAAAGGATTTCCTACTCAAAGCATTTTGTATAAAAACCCCCCAAATGTTCAGTTGCCTGGTGAATAGAAGGATGTGGTTTTAAATCCTGCATTTTAACTTGTGCATGTTTGAGGTTAACCAGTGACTTCAATAACAAGAGGTGCGTTAGCAGCaagggacaaaaaaaatcatctcaAACTGGATCTATACTTAATTCTATAATCTCCTGTCCATGCATGCTGCATCCTCCCCCTGCCTTCCCACGTGCATACGCTTCTGCATGTGTgcaaatgtatgtatttttgttctccttggagaaaaagtatttttagaCCCTGTTCTTCCTCTGCCACTCCTCCTCTGACAATCAGCGGCGCTCCAGTTTCTCTGGCCTCTCCTCCTGTGGTCCCAATTCTTCTgatcgcgggggggggggggcaggagctgcagaggacaCTCTGCGAGACGGATCCCCACTAGCATGAGacaatctgaagaaaaaaaaactgtccgAGCTCATGTTCACcactaaaatatgtttttgatcAAGCTGTCCGAGTTGAGTGTCTGACCCCCGTGCAGAGGAGTTTATTATGCAGACAGTTTTGCGACAGGAAGTGGAACTGTTCTTGGACAAATTGATAAAGTGATGCCTGCAGACTTTTGCCACTTCTTAAGTTAATTCCCCAGCagatacaaaaaagaaaagaaatacgTGAAGTTCATCAGAGCCGCTAACTGTGGAAATTTGCTGTGGTGATGCTAATATTAGCAAGAACCTCAGCATCATGGCTGGTGTTGTTGCTTCACcttgtgagtgcgtgtgtgggtgcACATCTGCTGGAACAGAAACCACCGTAGAAGTGGTTCTGAGCACTTTTCTAGATGTGTCTTCTGTTGGTGGATGGATTTTGTCAACAAGCGTAGCAGGAGAATCGAGTATGATGCGATTATAACACTTTACAGGTGTGCAACAGAACCTGGCAGGCTGGACGAATCAATACTCAAATTAGGCCgctgtaaaataatatatta
This genomic interval carries:
- the tectb gene encoding beta-tectorin, giving the protein MASVHALLMLLPVAWTCTPQKADYVMVSCFPNTIIANVPECPYGWEIEQLSLGGVCYNGIHSTGYYRFVISDLTPKNHSYCGTQSEYMPGKDPRYIFYNSIVSNDTLLTVRNQPVNYTFSCTYRAAYLVNNAVFSQRVATVFVNNGSLGTFVSQLSMNAFTNSKFLQAKDAPYVIDTFDIGAEVFIGIEAKGLSSRFKVVINNCWATPTPYATDKKRWSLIVNSCSSDNTVVIFENAKDGRSMFKFNSFRFQWLEKVSTVWLHCEVHVCDAEKINCQPPPCSRRVMAPEAGPSGGILTAQFLLKGNESPNNGHAEGTSLLIVLVVIINTCWDLANALAHFR
- the LOC137909794 gene encoding dickkopf-related protein 3-like gives rise to the protein MLGNLWMLCLCLCFSWVDAHIWAWMLNMPHNPPKEGAKALRESPPAARAATAVCDQDRACGRGFSCDRHFGLCVPLRGEGHYCRRDAQCVRGLNCMFGKCHRSIPNGQEGARCKLDRDCGASMCCARHHGEQVCKRRLIRGESCYVPDGGLAFSINQICPCDEGLRCRESGASRRRE